The proteins below are encoded in one region of Sander lucioperca isolate FBNREF2018 chromosome 11, SLUC_FBN_1.2, whole genome shotgun sequence:
- the LOC118496207 gene encoding octapeptide-repeat protein T2-like produces RERDRERERERERQRERDRDRERQRERQRERERERERQRDRERQRDRETDRQRDRDRERERETETERERQRERERDRDRERQRERERERQRERETERERERERQRERERQRERERERERQRERQRERERQRERDRERDRERDRERERVRETHRETERERERQRERDRERERERQRDRERDRERERERERDTERQRERHRETERQRERDRDRERERERETERERETERQRASSSPSSSSSSSSSSGSVYIGKDAAGREGRCSCTAAGLLRLFPVV; encoded by the exons agagagagagacagagagagagagagagagagagagagacagagagagagagacagagaccgagagagacagagagagagacagagagagagagagagagagagagagagacagagagacagagagagacagagagacagagagacagatagacagagagacagagacagagagagagagagagagacagagacagagagagagagacagagagagagagagagagacagagaccgagagagacagagagagagagagagagagagacagagagagagagagacagagagagagagagagagagagagacagagagagagagagagacagagagagagagagagagagagagagagacagagagagagacagagagagagagagagacagagagagagagacagagagagagacagagagagagacagagagagagagagagtgagagagacacacagagagacagagagagagagagagagacagagagagagagacagagagagagagagagagagacagagagacagagagagagacagagagagagagagagagagagagagagacacagagagacagagagagagacacagagagacagagagacagagagagagagacagagacagagagagagagagagagagagagacagagagagagagagagacagagagacagagag CATCCTCATCCCCTTCATCCTCCTCGTCCTCATCCTCATCATCGGGGTCCGTTTATATTGGAAAAGACGCTGCAGGAAGAGAAGGTAGGTGTAGTTGTACCGCTGCTGGTTTGCTGAGGTTGttcccagtggtgtag